The Streptomyces sp. RKAG293 genome includes a region encoding these proteins:
- a CDS encoding DUF4097 family beta strand repeat-containing protein: MSGTSEWTVTEPQKLVFDAHVDTVRVRIVGGAVNVVGVEEGPARLEVSELDGPPLLVSLKGGVLTVGYDDLPWKGFLKWLGGKGWERHAVVSLAVPQRTRVEVGVVGASAVISGISEATQVRGVNGDVTLVGVAGAVSANTISGNVEAQAVSGDLHINTVSGDLTVVEGSGARIKADSVSGNMVLDLAPVETPPGADVRLNTVSGEIAIRIPDPANAEVDANTASGAVSCAFEDLRVTGQWGAKRITGRVGTGGAHLKATTVSGAIALLRRPPVDDEPAGASTDGTPSLRKDI; encoded by the coding sequence ATGAGCGGCACGTCGGAATGGACCGTGACGGAACCACAGAAGCTCGTCTTCGACGCGCATGTCGACACGGTGCGCGTGCGCATCGTCGGCGGCGCGGTGAACGTCGTCGGCGTCGAGGAGGGCCCGGCCCGGCTGGAGGTCAGCGAGCTCGACGGACCGCCGCTGCTGGTCAGCCTGAAGGGCGGCGTCCTCACCGTCGGCTACGACGACCTGCCCTGGAAGGGCTTCCTGAAGTGGCTCGGCGGCAAGGGCTGGGAGCGGCACGCGGTCGTCTCGCTCGCCGTGCCGCAGCGCACCCGCGTCGAGGTCGGCGTGGTCGGCGCCAGCGCGGTGATCTCCGGCATCTCCGAAGCCACCCAGGTACGCGGGGTCAACGGGGACGTCACCCTGGTCGGCGTGGCCGGCGCGGTCAGCGCCAACACCATCTCGGGCAACGTCGAGGCCCAGGCGGTCTCCGGCGACCTGCACATCAACACCGTCTCCGGCGACCTGACCGTCGTCGAGGGCAGCGGCGCCCGCATCAAGGCCGACTCCGTCAGCGGCAACATGGTGCTCGACCTGGCCCCCGTCGAGACGCCCCCGGGCGCCGACGTCCGGCTGAACACCGTCTCCGGCGAGATCGCCATCCGCATCCCGGACCCCGCGAACGCCGAGGTCGACGCCAACACCGCCAGCGGCGCCGTGTCCTGCGCCTTCGAGGACCTGCGGGTCACCGGCCAGTGGGGCGCCAAGCGCATCACCGGACGGGTCGGCACCGGCGGCGCCCATCTGAAGGCCACCACCGTCTCCGGCGCCATCGCCCTGCTGCGCCGCCCACCGGTCGACGACGAGCCGGCCGGTGCGTCGACCGACGGGACCCCCTCGCTCCGGAAGGACATCTGA